The Thiorhodovibrio litoralis genome includes a window with the following:
- a CDS encoding exodeoxyribonuclease VII small subunit, producing the protein MPKAKPSSESEAVTGEPVTQDATGSDAAEKPLQFEQSLAELEALVDRLEQGDLALEQSLATFERGIHLSRHCQQALDTAEQRVRILTEANAAAEPAPFDATGAPARS; encoded by the coding sequence GTGCCCAAAGCCAAGCCCAGTTCAGAATCCGAAGCCGTCACCGGCGAGCCCGTCACACAGGATGCGACAGGGTCTGATGCCGCCGAAAAACCGCTCCAGTTCGAGCAGTCTCTCGCAGAGCTCGAAGCCTTGGTGGATCGACTTGAGCAGGGCGACTTGGCGCTTGAGCAATCGCTGGCCACCTTCGAGCGCGGCATTCATCTCAGCCGCCATTGTCAGCAGGCGCTCGATACCGCCGAACAGCGCGTGCGCATCCTGACCGAGGCCAATGCCGCCGCCGAGCCCGCGCCTTTCGACGCCACTGGCGCTCCGGCGCGATCTTGA